The proteins below come from a single Serpentinimonas raichei genomic window:
- a CDS encoding diguanylate cyclase: MNSSRSLLCADRQVRLGGAGVWGWPLPRRWAAGLARQLGLLLRLVLLWAAGVLLASAWAAGSAREGGALAPPAAAPEQPMQAGVVPVRGPGGLALQGQVAVLADPTGLLTLDEVRAASAAARWSTPNQPLRAGGPTVWWQRLVLQPQQAHGRWLLALPSTALRDVTLFGPFAADGSALAPPQASGLIRPFASRPLGLERLTFVLDLPEPGTYTVYLRVQSSIVQHMTPTLWHASDLHLARQHQRLFDGVVYGALVAFLFAALALWLSFRDTLFAWFGAMSGAALLTLLSFNGHAAQYLWPHSPWWIEHSYVSFPALWLVASAGFARAFLNTRQTAPAFDAVLLLLAVLALGSLCLGLAGWTVWAHGANELIALLGSAALALIAALLWRRGFTPARWYLLGSLAPFASVAALLLFNWGVSDWLFMQHNSLELGLLLQSLVLSGALSARIRHVQRQNALLARRADRLATAASTDSLTGLTNRRGLVEVSASLLRRPGQHAVVLLDLDRFKPINDQLGHEAGDFVLAELGRRLQRHSRTRDVVARLGGDEFVLLIGQCPARPELDALVERLRELLDAPIHYREHALRVSASIGVAISPDDGVELQSLLRAADWAMYGAKQQRNGVRFAADAPRTEPPTGLMQMP; the protein is encoded by the coding sequence ATGAATTCAAGCCGTTCTTTGCTGTGCGCCGACCGTCAAGTCCGTTTGGGTGGCGCGGGGGTCTGGGGCTGGCCGCTGCCAAGGCGCTGGGCGGCAGGGCTGGCACGGCAATTGGGGCTTTTGTTGCGGCTGGTCTTGCTGTGGGCGGCCGGCGTCTTGCTGGCCAGCGCGTGGGCGGCCGGCAGCGCGCGCGAGGGTGGCGCGCTGGCGCCCCCAGCTGCGGCGCCCGAACAACCGATGCAGGCGGGGGTGGTGCCGGTGCGCGGACCCGGCGGCTTGGCCTTGCAGGGGCAGGTGGCGGTGCTGGCTGACCCGACTGGGCTGCTGACACTCGACGAGGTGCGCGCAGCCTCGGCAGCGGCTCGGTGGAGCACGCCGAACCAGCCTTTGCGCGCCGGCGGCCCCACCGTGTGGTGGCAGCGGCTGGTGCTGCAACCCCAACAGGCGCACGGGCGCTGGCTGCTGGCCTTGCCCAGCACCGCGCTGCGCGACGTCACCCTTTTCGGCCCCTTTGCCGCCGACGGCAGCGCGCTGGCACCCCCTCAAGCCAGCGGCCTGATTCGGCCCTTTGCAAGCCGCCCACTGGGGCTGGAGCGCCTGACTTTTGTGCTCGACCTGCCCGAACCCGGTACCTACACCGTCTACCTGCGGGTGCAATCCAGCATCGTCCAACACATGACGCCCACGCTTTGGCACGCGAGCGATCTGCACCTAGCGCGCCAGCACCAGCGCCTGTTTGACGGGGTGGTTTATGGCGCCTTGGTGGCCTTTTTATTTGCCGCGTTGGCGCTGTGGCTCTCGTTTCGCGACACCCTCTTTGCGTGGTTCGGCGCCATGAGCGGGGCCGCCTTGCTCACCCTGCTGAGCTTTAACGGCCACGCAGCCCAATACCTGTGGCCCCACAGCCCGTGGTGGATCGAGCACAGTTATGTGAGTTTTCCGGCCCTGTGGCTGGTGGCCAGCGCCGGCTTTGCGCGCGCCTTCCTCAACACGCGCCAGACGGCACCCGCCTTTGATGCCGTGTTGCTGCTATTGGCCGTGCTGGCGCTGGGCAGCCTGTGCCTGGGTCTGGCTGGGTGGACGGTTTGGGCGCATGGGGCCAACGAACTCATCGCCCTGTTGGGCAGCGCGGCGCTGGCGCTGATTGCGGCGCTGCTGTGGCGGCGCGGCTTCACCCCAGCGCGCTGGTATTTGCTGGGCTCGCTGGCTCCTTTTGCTTCGGTGGCGGCGCTGCTGCTGTTCAACTGGGGCGTCAGCGACTGGTTATTTATGCAGCACAACAGCTTGGAGCTGGGCCTGCTGTTGCAGTCCTTGGTGTTGTCGGGAGCCTTGAGCGCCCGCATTCGGCACGTGCAGCGCCAAAATGCCCTGTTGGCGCGGCGCGCCGATCGCTTGGCGACGGCCGCCAGCACCGACTCGCTCACCGGCCTGACCAACCGGCGCGGCTTGGTTGAAGTCAGCGCAAGCCTGTTGCGGCGCCCGGGGCAACACGCCGTGGTGCTGCTGGACCTCGACCGCTTCAAACCCATCAACGACCAGCTGGGCCACGAGGCCGGGGACTTTGTGTTGGCTGAATTGGGACGCCGCCTACAGCGCCATTCGCGCACGCGCGATGTGGTGGCGCGCCTTGGCGGCGATGAATTCGTGCTGCTGATCGGCCAATGTCCGGCGCGCCCGGAACTCGATGCCCTGGTCGAGCGCCTGCGTGAGCTGCTCGATGCCCCGATCCACTACCGCGAACACGCGCTGCGGGTGTCGGCCTCGATTGGGGTGGCGATCAGCCCCGACGATGGCGTGGAATTGCAGAGCCTGTTGCGCGCCGCCGACTGGGCCATGTATGGCGCCAAACAGCAGCGCAACGGGGTGCGGTTTGCGGCCGACGCGCCACGCACCGAGCCCCCCACCGGCCTGATGCAAATGCCCTGA
- a CDS encoding NAD(P)/FAD-dependent oxidoreductase: protein MIRLSELKLDLSALPLPVEGDADSVHPLSALRSLAAQTLGVPEAQIANVHVHKRSFDARSVQLRVVFVIDLQLTDTELEAELLQRHAGRSHIQPSPDMRWHAPASAPADWPLASEQRPVVLGFGPCGLFAALALAQMGLKPLVLERGRPVRQRTADTWGLWRKQQLQPESNVQFGEGGAGLFSDGKLYSQIKDPRWLGRKVLQEFVAAGAPPDILYQAHPHIGTFRLVKVVQALREQIIALGGEIRFEQRVSSLLLEPCEQTVSEGLQTAAQPDSQPALHAPEQQALRLRAVRVLDQASGTEYVWPCERLVLALGHSARDTFAMLHDAGVALQAKPFSIGVRIEHPQGLIDRARWGRHTGHPLLGAADYKLVHHAANGRAVYSFCMCPGGTVVAATSEAGRVVTNGMSQYSRQERNANAGLVVAIEPRDFPLDFPAATAAWEAAFGPERGRTYAQQAQALAERGQVHPLAGVVLQRDLEARAFVAGGSNYCAPGQRVGDLLAQRASSAFGSVQPSYQPGVHPTDLAAVLPDYALQALREALPAFGKKIRGFDLPDAVLTGVETRTSSPLRIPRGDNFQSLNVHGLYPAGEGAGYAGGILSAAVDGIRVAEALACAALGLPAPPSQRASRQGGVESEMVYG, encoded by the coding sequence ATGATTCGCTTGTCTGAACTCAAACTGGATTTGTCCGCCCTGCCCCTGCCCGTAGAGGGCGATGCGGACTCGGTGCACCCCTTGAGCGCGCTGCGTTCGCTGGCAGCGCAGACCTTGGGCGTGCCCGAAGCGCAGATTGCAAACGTGCACGTGCACAAGCGCAGCTTCGACGCCCGCTCGGTGCAGTTGCGCGTGGTTTTTGTGATCGATTTGCAACTGACGGACACTGAGCTGGAAGCCGAATTGCTGCAGCGCCACGCCGGCCGCTCGCACATCCAGCCCAGCCCAGACATGCGCTGGCACGCCCCGGCCAGTGCCCCGGCTGATTGGCCTTTGGCCTCCGAGCAGCGCCCGGTGGTGCTGGGGTTTGGCCCCTGTGGCCTGTTTGCGGCGCTGGCGCTCGCGCAGATGGGGCTGAAACCGCTGGTGCTGGAGCGCGGCCGACCGGTGCGCCAGCGCACCGCCGACACCTGGGGCCTGTGGCGCAAGCAGCAGTTGCAGCCCGAATCGAACGTGCAGTTTGGCGAAGGCGGGGCCGGCTTGTTCTCCGACGGCAAACTCTACAGCCAGATCAAAGACCCGCGCTGGCTCGGGCGCAAGGTGCTGCAGGAGTTTGTAGCCGCCGGGGCGCCACCCGACATCCTGTACCAGGCGCACCCACACATCGGCACCTTCAGGCTGGTCAAGGTGGTGCAGGCGCTGCGCGAGCAGATCATCGCATTGGGCGGCGAGATCCGCTTTGAGCAGCGCGTCAGCTCTCTGTTGCTGGAGCCTTGTGAGCAAACAGTGTCGGAGGGCCTGCAAACAGCAGCGCAACCGGACTCGCAGCCGGCTTTGCACGCACCCGAGCAGCAAGCCCTGCGCCTGCGCGCCGTGCGCGTGCTCGATCAGGCCTCTGGCACCGAATACGTATGGCCTTGCGAGCGCCTGGTGCTGGCGCTGGGGCACAGCGCACGCGACACCTTCGCCATGCTGCACGACGCGGGCGTGGCGCTGCAAGCCAAGCCGTTTTCGATCGGGGTGCGCATCGAGCACCCGCAAGGCCTGATCGACCGTGCGCGCTGGGGCCGCCACACCGGCCACCCGCTGCTGGGCGCGGCCGACTACAAGCTGGTGCACCACGCCGCCAATGGGCGCGCGGTCTATAGCTTTTGCATGTGCCCTGGCGGCACCGTGGTGGCCGCGACCAGCGAGGCGGGGCGCGTGGTCACCAACGGCATGAGCCAATACTCGCGCCAAGAACGCAACGCCAACGCCGGGCTGGTGGTGGCGATCGAGCCGCGCGATTTCCCGCTCGATTTTCCTGCGGCCACGGCGGCTTGGGAGGCTGCCTTTGGGCCCGAGCGCGGCCGCACGTATGCCCAGCAGGCGCAAGCGCTGGCCGAGCGCGGCCAAGTGCACCCCTTGGCGGGCGTGGTGCTGCAGCGCGACCTGGAAGCGCGCGCCTTTGTGGCCGGTGGCAGCAACTACTGCGCTCCGGGCCAGCGCGTGGGCGATTTGCTGGCCCAGCGCGCCTCCAGCGCCTTTGGCAGCGTGCAGCCCTCATACCAGCCCGGCGTGCACCCAACCGACCTGGCCGCCGTGCTGCCCGACTACGCGCTGCAAGCGCTGCGCGAGGCCCTGCCCGCCTTTGGCAAGAAAATTCGCGGCTTTGATTTGCCAGACGCCGTGCTCACCGGGGTCGAGACGCGCACCTCATCGCCCCTGCGCATTCCGCGCGGCGACAATTTCCAAAGCCTGAACGTACACGGGCTGTACCCGGCCGGCGAGGGCGCGGGTTATGCGGGTGGGATATTGTCGGCCGCCGTGGATGGCATTCGCGTGGCTGAAGCGCTGGCCTGTGCGGCGCTGGGGCTGCCCGCACCGCCGTCGCAGCGGGCGAGCCGGCAGGGTGGCGTTGAAAGCGAAATGGTTTACGGCTGA
- the htpX gene encoding protease HtpX, translating to MKRAMLLILTNVAVMVVLLVMTRLLGFDQFLTAQGLNLPALAGFSLVIGFGGAFISLLISKPMAKFSTGCQVITQPRNADEAWLVHTVQKFAEKAGIGMPEVAIYQGAPNAFATGAFKNSALVAVSTGLLQSMTRDEVEAVLGHEVAHIANGDMVTLTLIQGVMNTFVVFLSRVIGYIVDRVVLRNQSDAPGIGYWVTTIVMDIVLGILAAIIVSWFSRQREFRADAGAAHLMGRKQPMINALARLGGLQPGQLPKEMQAMGISGGGVRKWFSSHPPIAERIAALQQHQG from the coding sequence ATGAAACGTGCGATGCTGCTGATTTTGACCAACGTGGCCGTGATGGTCGTGCTGCTGGTCATGACGCGCCTGCTGGGCTTCGATCAATTCCTCACCGCGCAGGGATTGAATTTGCCGGCGCTGGCTGGATTTTCGCTGGTGATCGGCTTTGGCGGGGCCTTCATCTCGCTGCTGATCAGCAAGCCGATGGCCAAGTTCAGCACCGGCTGCCAAGTCATCACCCAGCCGCGCAATGCCGATGAAGCCTGGCTGGTGCACACGGTGCAAAAATTTGCCGAAAAAGCCGGCATCGGCATGCCCGAGGTGGCAATCTACCAAGGCGCCCCCAATGCCTTTGCCACCGGGGCCTTCAAGAACTCGGCGCTGGTGGCGGTCTCGACCGGGCTGCTGCAGAGCATGACGCGCGACGAGGTCGAGGCCGTGCTCGGGCACGAGGTGGCGCACATCGCCAATGGCGACATGGTCACGCTCACGCTCATCCAAGGCGTGATGAACACCTTCGTGGTGTTCCTCAGCCGCGTGATCGGCTACATCGTCGATCGGGTGGTGCTGCGCAACCAAAGCGATGCCCCCGGCATCGGCTACTGGGTGACCACCATCGTGATGGACATCGTCTTGGGCATTTTGGCGGCCATCATCGTCTCGTGGTTCAGCCGCCAGCGCGAGTTTCGCGCCGACGCCGGGGCCGCGCACCTGATGGGGCGCAAACAGCCCATGATCAACGCCTTGGCGCGCTTGGGCGGCCTGCAGCCGGGCCAACTGCCCAAAGAGATGCAGGCCATGGGCATCAGCGGCGGTGGCGTGCGCAAGTGGTTCTCCAGCCACCCGCCCATCGCCGAGCGCATCGCGGCACTGCAGCAGCACCAAGGCTGA
- the nusG gene encoding transcription termination/antitermination protein NusG translates to MRWYVVHAYSGMEKAAERNIIERVQRAGMQSKFGRILVPTEEVVEIKNGVKRTTERKFFPGYVLVEMLLDDDTWHLVKNTAKVTGFVGGARTRPTPISEAEVQKIIGQMQEGTDKPRHKVEFVTGEYVRVKDGPFTDFNGTVEDVNYDKNKVRVSVTIFGRATPVELEFNQIEKA, encoded by the coding sequence ATGCGCTGGTACGTGGTGCACGCCTACTCCGGCATGGAAAAAGCGGCCGAGCGCAACATCATCGAGCGCGTGCAGCGCGCCGGCATGCAGAGCAAGTTTGGCCGCATCCTGGTGCCGACCGAGGAAGTGGTCGAGATCAAAAACGGCGTCAAGCGCACCACCGAGCGCAAGTTTTTCCCCGGCTACGTGCTGGTCGAAATGCTGCTCGACGACGACACCTGGCACCTAGTCAAAAACACCGCCAAGGTAACCGGCTTCGTCGGCGGCGCACGCACCCGCCCGACGCCCATTTCCGAGGCCGAGGTGCAAAAAATCATCGGCCAAATGCAGGAAGGCACCGACAAGCCGCGGCACAAGGTCGAGTTCGTCACCGGCGAATACGTGCGCGTCAAGGACGGCCCCTTCACCGACTTCAATGGCACGGTGGAAGACGTCAACTACGACAAGAACAAGGTGCGGGTCTCGGTCACCATCTTTGGCCGCGCCACGCCGGTCGAGCTCGAGTTCAATCAGATCGAAAAAGCCTGA
- the secE gene encoding preprotein translocase subunit SecE: MASPEVETVSSGADKAKLAAAVVLAALGFTAFFMLEAQGALVQWAALLISLVAGAAVFFVSESGRQLIGYGQDAWRETQKVVWPARREAIQMTAYVFAFVFVIALFLWLSDSLISWVLYDLILGWR; the protein is encoded by the coding sequence ATGGCATCTCCCGAAGTAGAAACCGTCAGCAGTGGCGCCGACAAAGCCAAGCTGGCTGCGGCTGTGGTGCTGGCTGCGCTCGGATTCACCGCCTTCTTTATGCTCGAAGCGCAAGGGGCGCTGGTGCAGTGGGCGGCGCTGCTGATCAGCTTGGTGGCGGGGGCTGCGGTGTTTTTCGTCTCCGAATCCGGTCGGCAGCTGATCGGCTACGGCCAAGACGCATGGCGTGAAACGCAGAAGGTGGTGTGGCCCGCACGGCGCGAGGCCATCCAAATGACCGCCTATGTGTTCGCCTTTGTTTTTGTCATCGCCCTGTTCCTCTGGCTGTCTGACAGCCTGATCAGCTGGGTCCTGTACGACCTGATTCTGGGCTGGAGATAA
- the tuf gene encoding elongation factor Tu has protein sequence MAKEKFQRTKPHVNVGTIGHVDHGKTTLTAAITTVLAAKFGGQAKAYDQIDAAPEEKARGITINTAHVEYETASRHYAHVDCPGHADYVKNMITGAAQMDGAILVCSAADGPMPQTREHILLARQVGVPYIIVFLNKCDMVDDAELLELVEMEVRELLDKYDFPGDQTPIIHGSAKLALEGDKGPLGEQAIMKLADALDSYIPQPERAVDGAFLMPVEDVFSISGRGTVVTGRIERGIIKVGEEIEIVGISVTQKTICTGVEMFRKLLDQGQAGDNVGILLRGTKREDVQRGQVLCKPGSIKPHTHFTGEVYVLSKDEGGRHTPFFNNYRPQFYFRTTDVTGSIELPEGKEMVMPGDNVSITVKLIAPIAMEEGLRFAIREGGRTVGAGVVAKILD, from the coding sequence ATGGCAAAGGAAAAATTCCAGCGGACCAAGCCGCACGTCAACGTAGGCACCATTGGTCACGTTGACCACGGCAAAACCACGCTCACGGCGGCCATCACCACCGTGCTGGCGGCCAAGTTTGGCGGTCAAGCCAAGGCCTACGACCAGATCGACGCCGCTCCCGAAGAAAAAGCGCGTGGCATCACCATCAACACCGCGCACGTCGAATACGAGACCGCCAGCCGCCACTACGCCCACGTGGATTGCCCCGGCCACGCCGACTACGTCAAAAACATGATCACCGGTGCCGCCCAGATGGACGGCGCCATTCTGGTCTGCTCCGCCGCCGACGGCCCGATGCCGCAAACGCGCGAACACATCCTGCTGGCGCGCCAAGTGGGCGTGCCCTACATCATCGTGTTCCTCAACAAGTGCGACATGGTCGACGACGCCGAGCTGCTCGAGCTGGTCGAAATGGAAGTGCGCGAGCTGCTCGACAAATACGACTTTCCCGGCGACCAGACCCCCATCATCCACGGCTCGGCCAAACTCGCCTTGGAAGGCGACAAAGGCCCGCTGGGCGAGCAAGCCATCATGAAGCTGGCCGACGCCCTCGATAGCTACATCCCCCAGCCCGAACGCGCCGTCGACGGTGCCTTCCTCATGCCCGTGGAAGACGTGTTCTCCATCTCCGGCCGCGGCACCGTGGTCACCGGGCGCATCGAGCGCGGCATCATCAAAGTCGGTGAAGAGATCGAAATCGTCGGCATCTCGGTCACCCAGAAAACCATCTGCACCGGCGTCGAGATGTTCCGCAAGCTGCTGGACCAGGGCCAGGCGGGCGACAACGTCGGCATCTTGCTGCGCGGCACCAAGCGCGAAGACGTGCAGCGCGGCCAAGTGCTGTGCAAGCCCGGCAGCATCAAGCCGCACACCCACTTCACCGGTGAGGTGTACGTGCTCTCCAAAGACGAAGGCGGGCGCCACACCCCGTTCTTCAACAACTACCGGCCGCAGTTTTACTTTCGCACCACCGACGTGACCGGCTCGATCGAGCTGCCCGAAGGCAAAGAAATGGTGATGCCGGGCGACAACGTTTCGATCACCGTCAAGCTGATCGCCCCGATCGCCATGGAAGAAGGCCTGCGCTTCGCCATCCGCGAAGGCGGACGCACCGTGGGCGCCGGCGTGGTGGCCAAGATTTTGGATTGA
- a CDS encoding uracil-DNA glycosylase, with protein sequence MRARRSAAHAPAAAQEPSPAHPAERLSAWAPQDWPLAPDWQPLWHQFLASPAGQQLGRWLQAQLDAGALVYPAQPLRALALTPLAQVRMVILGQDPYHGPGQADGLAFSVPEGQRAPPSLRNIQAELQREFGGGHRAASLESWAQQGVLLLNTCLTVQAGQAASHANQGWEPFTQAVLRACATQGRPKAFLLWGRQAQAAAQGAEQAGAPQHLWLRANHPSPLAARRPPQPFIGCGHFGAVNRWLQARGEKSIDWL encoded by the coding sequence ATGAGGGCGCGGCGCAGCGCAGCCCATGCGCCCGCAGCCGCCCAAGAGCCCAGCCCAGCGCACCCTGCCGAGCGCCTGAGCGCCTGGGCCCCGCAGGACTGGCCCTTGGCCCCCGATTGGCAGCCGCTGTGGCACCAATTCCTCGCCAGCCCGGCCGGGCAGCAACTGGGCCGCTGGCTGCAAGCCCAGCTCGATGCCGGGGCGCTGGTCTATCCGGCCCAACCCCTGCGTGCTCTGGCGCTCACGCCGCTGGCGCAGGTGCGGATGGTGATTTTGGGCCAAGACCCCTACCACGGGCCGGGCCAGGCCGATGGCTTGGCGTTTTCGGTGCCAGAGGGCCAGCGAGCGCCGCCCTCGCTGCGCAACATCCAGGCCGAGTTGCAGCGCGAGTTTGGGGGCGGCCACAGGGCAGCCAGCCTAGAGTCTTGGGCGCAACAAGGCGTGCTGCTGCTCAACACCTGCCTCACGGTGCAGGCCGGGCAAGCCGCCAGCCACGCCAACCAAGGTTGGGAGCCTTTCACCCAAGCCGTGTTGCGCGCCTGCGCCACCCAGGGCCGGCCCAAGGCCTTTTTGCTCTGGGGGCGGCAGGCCCAAGCCGCAGCCCAAGGCGCAGAGCAAGCGGGCGCGCCGCAGCACCTGTGGCTGCGCGCCAACCACCCCTCGCCGCTGGCGGCGCGCCGCCCACCGCAGCCCTTCATCGGCTGCGGCCACTTTGGCGCGGTGAACCGCTGGCTGCAAGCGCGCGGCGAAAAAAGCATAGACTGGCTTTGA
- the trpC gene encoding indole-3-glycerol phosphate synthase TrpC, producing the protein MNDILQRIIATKRDEIAQAQARHPLPAVRADAESRLLTRDFVGALRAKLNAGRPAVIAEIKKASPSKGVLREPFEPADIAQSYAASGAACLSVLTDRDYFQGSPQYLKQARASCHLPVLRKDFLIDPYQVYESRVLGADAVLLIAACLSDAQMAEFEALAHSLHMAVLVEVHDASELERALRLRTPLIGVNNRDLRSFEVRLETTLELRAQVPPQRVLVSESGIATRADVLRLRDGGVSAFLVGEAFMRAPDPGQALAELFDPSP; encoded by the coding sequence GTGAACGATATTTTGCAGCGCATCATTGCCACCAAGCGCGACGAAATCGCGCAGGCGCAGGCGCGCCACCCCCTGCCCGCCGTGCGCGCCGACGCCGAAAGCCGGCTGCTGACGCGCGACTTTGTCGGTGCCCTGCGCGCCAAACTCAACGCCGGGCGCCCGGCCGTGATCGCCGAAATCAAAAAAGCCAGCCCCTCCAAAGGCGTGCTGCGCGAGCCCTTCGAGCCGGCCGACATCGCCCAGAGCTACGCCGCCAGCGGTGCCGCCTGCCTCTCGGTGCTGACCGACCGGGACTACTTCCAGGGCAGCCCGCAATACCTCAAGCAGGCGCGTGCCTCCTGCCACCTGCCGGTGCTGCGCAAAGACTTTTTGATCGACCCCTACCAAGTCTATGAGTCGCGCGTGCTGGGGGCCGACGCGGTGCTGCTGATCGCCGCCTGCCTGTCGGATGCGCAGATGGCCGAATTCGAGGCGCTGGCGCACAGCCTGCACATGGCGGTGCTGGTCGAGGTGCACGACGCTTCCGAGCTCGAGCGCGCGCTGCGCCTGCGCACGCCGCTGATCGGCGTCAACAACCGGGATCTGCGCAGCTTCGAGGTGCGGTTGGAGACCACGCTCGAACTGCGCGCCCAGGTGCCGCCGCAGCGCGTGCTGGTGAGCGAGAGCGGCATAGCCACCCGCGCCGATGTGCTGCGCCTGCGCGACGGTGGGGTGTCGGCCTTTTTGGTCGGCGAAGCCTTCATGCGCGCCCCCGATCCAGGGCAGGCGCTGGCCGAGCTGTTCGACCCCAGCCCATGA
- the trpD gene encoding anthranilate phosphoribosyltransferase has protein sequence MHPTSALSPQQALQRLIEGRELMPADMRHLMQQIMGGALSPVLTAALLVALRAKGETRAEIGAAAQVLRERVTPVDIADRQHLVDIVGTGGDGAQTFNISTCAMFVAAAAGARVSKHGGRSVSSQSGSADVLEALGAQLNLGPTQITHCIAQTGIGFMFAPNHHPAMKNVAPVRRELGVRTLFNVLGPLTNPAGAPHILLGVFAPELVGVLVRVLQDLGAQHALVVHGQDGLDEISLGAATLVGELRHGEIREYRIHPDDFGLPMASQRDLRVLGPAQSLALLRAVLDDQPGPARDIVALNAGAALYAADVADSIADGLQRARAVLASGAARAKLEQFLSTTQALAQSA, from the coding sequence ATGCACCCCACTTCCGCCCTCTCCCCGCAGCAGGCGCTGCAGCGCCTGATCGAAGGGCGCGAGCTCATGCCCGCCGACATGCGCCACCTGATGCAGCAGATCATGGGCGGCGCGCTCTCGCCGGTGCTCACCGCGGCCTTGCTGGTGGCCTTGCGCGCCAAAGGCGAGACCCGCGCCGAAATCGGCGCCGCCGCCCAGGTGCTGCGCGAGCGCGTCACCCCGGTTGATATCGCAGACCGGCAGCACCTGGTAGACATCGTCGGCACCGGCGGCGACGGGGCCCAGACCTTCAACATCTCCACCTGCGCCATGTTCGTCGCGGCGGCAGCCGGGGCGCGCGTGAGCAAGCACGGCGGGCGCAGCGTGAGCAGCCAATCGGGCAGCGCCGACGTGCTCGAAGCGCTGGGCGCACAACTCAACCTGGGCCCGACGCAAATCACCCACTGCATCGCGCAGACCGGCATCGGCTTCATGTTCGCGCCCAACCACCACCCGGCCATGAAAAACGTGGCCCCGGTGCGGCGCGAGCTCGGCGTGCGCACGCTGTTCAACGTCCTCGGGCCGCTCACCAACCCGGCCGGCGCGCCCCACATCCTGCTGGGCGTGTTCGCCCCAGAGCTGGTCGGCGTGCTGGTGCGGGTGCTGCAAGACTTGGGCGCGCAGCATGCGCTGGTGGTCCATGGGCAAGACGGGCTGGACGAAATCAGCCTCGGTGCCGCGACCCTGGTGGGCGAGCTGCGCCACGGCGAAATTCGCGAATACCGCATCCACCCCGACGACTTCGGCCTGCCCATGGCCAGCCAGCGCGACCTGCGCGTGCTTGGCCCCGCGCAGTCGCTGGCCCTGCTGCGCGCGGTGCTCGACGACCAGCCCGGCCCGGCGCGCGACATCGTGGCGCTCAACGCCGGGGCCGCGCTCTACGCTGCCGACGTGGCCGACTCCATCGCCGACGGTTTGCAGCGCGCCCGCGCCGTGCTGGCCAGCGGCGCCGCCCGAGCCAAGCTGGAGCAGTTCCTCTCCACCACCCAAGCACTGGCCCAAAGCGCCTGA
- a CDS encoding anthranilate synthase component II, whose translation MKLLMIDNYDSFTYNLVQYFGELGAAVLVRRNDEIGVEELERGVAAGEFERLVISPGPCSPAEAGVSVPAIRALAGRLPILGVCLGHQAIGAAFGGRIVRAQQLMHGKTSLIRSTQEGVFAGLPAQFTVNRYHSLAIERASLPDCLAVTAWSDDGEIMGVRHRSLPIEGVQFHPESILSEHGHALLQNFLLQRQS comes from the coding sequence ATGAAGCTGCTGATGATCGACAACTACGACAGCTTCACCTACAACCTGGTGCAGTATTTCGGCGAGCTCGGTGCCGCCGTTTTGGTGCGGCGCAACGATGAGATCGGGGTCGAGGAGCTCGAACGCGGCGTGGCGGCGGGCGAGTTCGAGCGGCTGGTGATCTCGCCTGGCCCCTGCTCGCCGGCCGAGGCCGGGGTGTCGGTGCCGGCGATCCGGGCCTTGGCGGGGCGCTTGCCGATACTGGGCGTCTGCCTCGGGCACCAGGCCATCGGGGCCGCTTTTGGCGGGCGCATCGTGCGCGCGCAGCAGCTCATGCACGGCAAGACCAGCCTCATCCGCAGCACCCAAGAGGGCGTGTTTGCTGGCCTGCCGGCGCAGTTCACGGTGAACCGCTACCATTCGCTGGCGATCGAGCGCGCCAGCCTGCCCGACTGCTTGGCTGTGACGGCTTGGAGCGACGACGGCGAAATCATGGGTGTGCGGCATCGCAGCCTGCCCATCGAAGGGGTGCAGTTCCACCCCGAGAGCATTTTGAGCGAGCACGGCCACGCCTTGCTGCAAAACTTCCTGTTGCAGCGCCAAAGTTGA
- a CDS encoding chorismate mutase — MNGATQASQGATQTATPPAQCRTLAELRREIDVLDARIVPLLVQRCGYVAQAARIKQDASQIVDVARIEAIVARVREQASALGGPPEVLEAAYRALIAASIEFERAEFVRLHTASAAKEQP, encoded by the coding sequence ATGAACGGCGCAACCCAAGCCAGCCAAGGCGCTACCCAGACCGCCACGCCGCCAGCGCAATGCCGCACCCTGGCCGAGCTGCGGCGCGAGATCGACGTGCTCGATGCGCGCATCGTGCCCTTGCTGGTGCAGCGCTGCGGCTACGTGGCGCAGGCCGCCCGCATCAAGCAAGACGCGAGCCAGATCGTCGATGTGGCGCGCATCGAGGCCATCGTGGCGCGGGTGCGCGAGCAAGCCAGCGCACTCGGGGGGCCGCCCGAGGTGCTGGAAGCCGCCTACCGGGCCCTGATCGCGGCCAGCATCGAATTCGAACGCGCCGAGTTTGTGCGCTTGCATACCGCCTCAGCGGCCAAGGAGCAGCCATGA